The following proteins are co-located in the Solanum pennellii chromosome 1, SPENNV200 genome:
- the LOC107025403 gene encoding late embryogenesis abundant protein 47-like, whose amino-acid sequence MIPYSSNKFICVTILIKIFLTIVYLKVHGKDRKQVSSESVSGRANITIGEALEATVVTAGSRPVDYSDAAAIQAAEVRATGRTNIIPGGVAAAAQSAATRNARLTKEEEKTKLAEILAEASSKLPSDKPVTRKDAEGVIGAELRNDPNLCTRPGGVAASIAAAARLNQTNSTSSTKNDDNILKQKLN is encoded by the exons ATGATTCCGTATTCatctaataaatttatttgcGTTACAATTCTTATAAAGATTTTTCTTACTATTGTGTACTTGAAGGTACATGGAAAAGACAGAAAACAAGTAAGCTCAGAATCAGTGTCAGGAAGAGCAAACATTACCATTGGTGAAGCCCTTGAAGCCACTGTTGTCACAGCTGGAAGCAGGCCGGTTGATTACAGTGACGCGGCAGCCATACAGGCAGCAGAAGTGAGAGCCACTGGACGTACCAACATCATCCCTGGTGGAGTTGCTGCTGCTGCTCAATCAGCAGCTACTCGAAATGCTAGACTTACCAAAGAGGAGGAAAAAACTAAACTGGCTGAAATACTCGCG GAAGCAAGTTCAAAGCTACCGTCAGATAAGCCAGTGACACGTAAAGATGCAGAGGGAGTGATTGGTGCAGAACTGAGGAATGATCCAAACTTGTGCACCCGTCCTGGTGGCGTTGCTGCTTCTATTGCTGCTGCTGCAAGGCTCAACCAAACTAACAGTACTTCAAGCACAAAGAATGACGATAACATTCTCAAACAAAAACTAAACTAG
- the LOC107025415 gene encoding probable E3 ubiquitin-protein ligase RHG1A, translated as MGLDYHIYNQQSSFDQLTTEFIDDVTTEIESDDDITTESESDNDIDIDDMIYLLGLLEDILLYVEGNEDEDENDEEVTEEIIGNMIKTRIHRDTDDGEEIICVICQCEYEDDETIGTLECQHEYHESCIKEWLLKGKRSCPICRSSVLPS; from the coding sequence ATGGGTCTggattatcatatatataatcaacAAAGTTCCTTTGATCAATTAACAACTGAATTCATCGATGATGTCACAACTGAAATTGAATCCGATGATGATATCACAACTGAAAGTGAATCCGATAATGATATTGATATTGATgacatgatttatttattaggTTTATTGGAAGATATTTTGCTCTATGTGGAAGGCAATGAGGACGAGGACGAGAATGATGAGGAGGTTACAGAGGAGATTATAGGAAATATGATAAAAACAAGAATTCATCGTGATACTGACGATGGAGAAGAAATAATATGTGTTATTTGCCAATGTGAATATGAGGATGATGAGACAATTGGCACTCttgaatgtcaacatgaataTCACGAAAGCTGTATAAAGGAATGGCTACTGAAGGGAAAGAGATCTTGTCCAATTTGTAGGTCTTCAGTTTTACCGTCATAG
- the LOC107012767 gene encoding deoxyuridine 5'-triphosphate nucleotidohydrolase, whose protein sequence is MAANGIASSALFFRVKKLSDNAVLPSRGSPLSAGYDLSSATETKVPARGKALVPTDLSIAVPEGTYARIAPRSGLTWKHSIDVGAGVIDADYRGPVGVILFNHSDVDFEVKIGDRIAQLIIEKIIVPEVEEVDDLDSTVRGSGGFGSTGV, encoded by the exons atggctGCAAATGGCATAGCTTCCTCTGCTCTCTTCTTCCGCGTCAAAAAGCTCTCTGATAACGCTGTTTTGCCCTCCAGAGGCTCTCCTCTCTCTGCTGGTTATGATCTATCCAG TGCAACAGAGACGAAAGTGCCTGCCAGGGGAAAGGCTCTAGTACCTACAGATCTTAGTATTGCCGTTCCTGAAGGAACATATGCCCGTATTG cTCCAAGATCAGGATTGACCTGGAAGCATTCTATAGACGTTGGGGCAGGTGTGATAGATGCGGACTACAGGGGACCCGTTGGAGTAATACTTTTCAACCATTCTGATGTtgattttgaagttaaaattgGTGACAGAATAGCTCAATTGATCATTGAGAAAATCATCGTGCCAGAAGTTGAGGAGGTTGATGATCTAGACTCGACAGTTAGAGGCTCCGGAGGCTTTGGATCAACTGGAGTTTGA
- the LOC107005697 gene encoding serine/threonine-protein kinase EDR1: MKHIFKKLHHSNRSNDAQSTSSISSSSSPASSSSSASCTTDHRNSNSVSQSPLSPSTISTASTTTTAAAPVGAGGGGGGGNLSTINRQQDYYTSEEEYQVQLALALSVSSSQSQDPFPSDVNSSNGHGVGRTAVDLARDREDAAADLLSRQYWDYGVMDYEEKVVDGFYDVYTLFTDPASRGKMPSLSELETNPGTSNFEGVIINQRIDPSLEELMQIAHCITLDCPASEISLLVLRLSELVTGHLGGPVKDANIILAKWMEISTELRTSLHTSVLPIGSLKIGLSRHRALLFKVLADHVGIPCRLVKGSHYTGVEDDAVNIVKLPNDSEFLVDLMGAPGTLIPADVLSAKDASFNSPKLNKIPSLPSNSHSGVSYPRRNLLSGQNSVLGDDFSSRSKPEKIESVHSISDAGGSSTAGSSGINKRPSSNQVDWTSPLAIGTSLYKGGRGPNAAGDGLRLNVNVVPYDQNNPEDPKNLFADLNPFQIKGSGNTLLQKNPARNKVSELQQPINTLIPGRPPAPMMWKNRYAPNEVPRKNESDSEGLFPKKNGGSSGYNISSIASTSSNIPQKSSTDTSRLHGNSRPAYRGNDEVASTRNNSSKLSAELEFRRLSVQNSQNNNRETSQWEGHSLQSDDLNRTQAYGDDIIVESDHTRNLQAQSIGTNIKLKEPENPTSSGNLGPSQVDPVFDDVGDCEIPWEDLVIGERIGLGSYGEVYHADWNGTEVAVKKFLDQDFSGAALAEFKREVRIMRRLRHPNVVRFMGAITRPPHLSIITEFLPRGSLYRIIHRPHFQIDERQRIKMALDVAKGMDCLHTSNPTIVHRDLKSPNLLVDTEWNVKVCDFGLSRLKHNTFLSSKSTAGTPEWMAPEVLRNEPSNEKCDIYSFGVILWELATLRLPWSGMNPMQVVGAVGFQNKRLEIPKELDPIVARIIWECWQTDPNLRPSFAQLTVALTPLQRLVIPAYVDQLNSRLPQEISVNSTP, translated from the exons atGAAACACATTTTCAAGAAGCTTCATCATTCAAATCGATCGAACGATGCTCAATCTACTTCATCAATATCATCGTCATCTTCACCTGCATCATCATCGTCTTCGGCGTCATGTACTACCGATCATCGGAATTCCAATTCGGTTTCTCAATCACCGTTGAGTCCTTCCACGATTTCAACTGCGTCAACGACGACCACTGCTGCTGCTCCAGTGGGggctggtggtggtggtggaggagGGAATTTATCTACAATCAATAGACAGCAGGACTATTATACTTCGGAGGAAGAGTATCAAGTGCAACTTGCCCTAGCTTTGAGTGTGTCATCCTCCCAGTCTCAAGATCCTTTTCCCTCTGATGTTAATTCAAGCAACGGTCATGGTGTAGGGCGAACCGCTGTTGACTTGGCACGTGATAGAGAGGATGCCGCTGCGGACTTGCTATCGAGGCAGTATTGG GATTATGGTGTGATGGATTATGAGGAGAAAGTTGTTGATGGTTTCTATGATGTATATACTCTCTTTACAGATCCAGCAAGTCGTGGGAAAATGCCATCTCTTTCTGAACTTGAAACAAATCCTGGGACTTCTAACTTTGAAGGCGTGATAATTAATCAGAGAATTGACCCCTCCTTGGAAGAGTTGATGCAGATTGCACACTGTATTACATTGGACTGCCCTGCCAGTGAGATTAGTCTGTTAGTACTGAGGCTTTCTGAACTTGTAACTGGGCATTTAGGTGGGCCAGTAAAGGATGCAAATATCATATTGGCCAAATGGATGGAAATTAGCACCGAGTTGAGGACATCACTTCACACAAGTGTGTTGCCAATCGGATCCCTAAAAATTGGGCTTTCACGTCACCGTGCACTCCTTTTTAAG GTACTAGCTGACCATGTTGGAATACCCTGTAGACTTGTTAAAGGGAGTCACTACACTGGTGTTGAAGATGATGCTGTCAACATTGTGAAGTTACCGAATGATAG CGAGTTTTTGGTTGATCTCATGGGAGCACCAGGCACACTCATACCAGCTGATGTTCTGAGTGCAAAGGATGCTTCTTTTAACAGTCCGAAATTGAACAAGATTCCAAGTTTGCCGTCCAATAGTCATTCTGGAGTTTCCTACCCGAGACGGAACTTGTTATCTGGTCAAAATTCTGTGTTAGGAGATGATTTTTCCAGTAGATCTAAGCCCGAGAAGATAGAATCAGTTCATTCAATCTCTGATGCAGGTGGTAGCTCCACTGCTGGTTCTTCAGGAATCAACAAAAGACCATCTTCTAATCAGGTTGATTGGACTTCACCATTAGCAATTGGAACTTCTTTGTACAAAGGAGGTCGTGGACCCAATGCAGCTGGTGATGGCTTGAGGTTGAATGTAAATGTTGTTCCTTATGATCAGAATAACCCTGAGGATCCAAAAAATCTTTTTGCTGATCTTAATCCGTTTCAAATAAAAGGCTCTGGCAACACATTACTGCAGAAAAATCCTGCTAGAAACAAAGTCAGTGAATTGCAACAGCCAATAAATACTTTGATCCCCGGACGGCCTCCTGCCCCTATGATGTGGAAAAATCGATATGCACCCAATGAGGTGCCCCGGAAAAACGAATCTGATTCTGAGGGACTTTTTCCAAAGAAGAACGGTGGATCTAGTGGGTATAATATATCATCAATCGCATCTACCAGCTCAAATATACCGCAGAAGTCTTCTACTGATACCTCCAGGTTACATGGAAATTCACGGCCTGCCTATAGAGGAAATGATGAGGTTGCTTCCACCAGGAATAACAGTTCCAAATTATCAGCTGAGCTTGAATTTAGAAGGTTGTCTGTTCAGAATAGTCAAAACAATAATAGAGAAACAAGTCAATGGGAGGGGCACAGTTTGCAGAGTGACGACTTAAATAGGACACAAGCATATGGAGATGATATTATTGTGGAAAGTGATCACACAAGAAATTTGCAAGCTCAGTCAATAGgaacaaatattaaattgaagGAGCCAGAAAATCCAACTTCTTCAGGGAATCTAGGTCCAAGTCAGGTTGATCCTGTCTTTGATGATGTTGGTGATTGTGAGATTCCATGGGAAGATCTTGTCATTGGCGAGAGGATTGGTCTTG gTTCCTATGGAGAGGTTTACCATGCAGATTGGAATGGCACT GAGGTTGCTGTAAAGAAGTTCCTCGATCAGGATTTCTCAGGTGCAGCGTTGGCTGAGTTTAAGAGAGAG GTGCGCATCATGCGTCGATTACGACATCCAAATGTTGTTCGTTTTATGGGTGCTATAACTCGGCCGCCCCACCTTTCTATTATCACTGAATTTCTACCACG AGGTAGCTTATATCGGATAATTCATCGTCCTcattttcaaattgatgaaaGGCAGAGAATCAAAATGGCCCTTGATGTG GCAAAGGGCATGGATTGCTTACATACAAGCAACCCTACAATTGTTCACCGTGATCTGAAGTCACCTAATCTTTTGGTTGATACGGAATGGAATGTTAAG GTATGTGATTTTGGCTTGTCTCGGTTGAAGCACAACACATTTTTGTCTTCCAAATCAACAGCTGGAACG CCTGAGTGGATGGCACCAGAAGTTCTCCGCAATGAACCTTCGAATGAGAA GTGTGACATATACAGTTTTGGTGTCATTCTATGGGAACTTGCTACCTTAAGATTACCTTGGAGTGGAATGAATCCTATGCAAGTGGTGGGAGCTGTTGGCTTCCAGAATAAACGCCTTGAAATTCCCAAGGAACTTGATCCTATAGTAGCAAGAATAATATGGGAATGTTGGCAAAC CGATCCAAACTTGCGTCCATCATTTGCACAGCTAACTGTGGCTTTAACACCCTTGCAACGACTTGTCATTCCTGCCTATGTAGATCAGCTGAACTCCCGCTTGCCTCAGGAAATCTCAGTAAATTCTACCCCGTAA
- the LOC107005715 gene encoding uncharacterized protein LOC107005715, which produces MDSSRITLRPYRSTDVDDVLSWASDDRVTRSIHFSTLISKDEALTFIHKSSIPWRRSICIDDRSVGIVVARPGSGDDRCRAEVGYALAVEYWGQGITPKAVEMAIPLILEEFPEIVRLQALTDAKNKASHRVLEKAGFIKEGMFKKYFYFKGEIKDVILYSFLSADS; this is translated from the coding sequence ATGGATTCATCAAGAATCACTCTCCGTCCATACAGATCAACGGACGTTGATGATGTACTCTCATGGGCATCCGATGATCGCGTAACCCGCTCCATCCATTTCAGTACATTGATTTCCAAAGATGAAGCCCTCACCTTCATCCACAAATCCTCCATTCCTTGGCGTCGATCCATATGCATTGACGATCGTTCAGTCGGAATCGTGGTGGCTCGGCCCGGATCAGGCGATGATAGGTGTCGGGCCGAGGTAGGATATGCTTTAGCAGTTGAGTATTGGGGACAGGGGATTACACCCAAGGCTGTAGAGATGGCAATTCCTTTGATTTTGGAAGAGTTTCCTGAAATAGTAAGACTGCAAGCATTAACTGATGCTAAGAATAAAGCATCACATAGAGTGTTGGAGAAGGCTGGGTTTATAAAAGAGGGTAtgtttaaaaagtatttttacttTAAAGGTGAAATCAAGGATGTTATACTTTATAGTTTTCTTTCCGCTGATTCTTGA